A genomic stretch from Aedes albopictus strain Foshan chromosome 2, AalbF5, whole genome shotgun sequence includes:
- the LOC134286345 gene encoding uncharacterized protein LOC134286345 — protein sequence MRQKKDERFAQFVLRLRQQVAECGFEKYSSDIAKVLTEITLIDVIAQGCTSNELRSRILKEDQTLPQIEALGAMIESVEEQVRGLSSFSTSEEKIYRIEERKADGSNVQTSGGKINHIVRSSTGNHNPNVRDRVACFSCGRHGHFSNSPHCPARNQECRNCKMRGHFETVCRKGKKRGAFNQSGQKESKKIRLVESTETNSEMQAENVEAEKTYYAFY from the exons ATGAGGCAAAAGAAGGATGAACGATTTGCGCAGTTCGTGCTTCGTCTACGCCAACAGGTAGCTGAATGCGGGTTTGAGAAGTATTCATCAGATATCGCGAAG GTTTTAACTGAAATCACACTGATAGACGTAATCGCTCAAGGTTGTACGTCTAATGAGTTGCGAAGCCGGATTTTGAAGGAGGATCAAACGCTTCCGCAGATAGAAGCTTTGGGAGCTATGATCGAAAGTGTAGAAGAACAAGTGAGAGGCCTCTCCAGTTTTTCAACATCCGAAGAGAAGATTTACCGTATTGAAGAACGCAAGGCTGATGGATCAAATGTGCAGACTTCCGGCGGCAAGATAAACCACATTGTGAGAAGTTCAACGGGTAATCATAATCCAAATGTGCGAGATCGTGTGGCATGTTTCAGCTGTGGAAGACACGGTCATTTTTCCAACTCACCTCACTGTCCAGCACGAAATCAAGAATGTAGAAACTGCAAAATGCGTGGCCATTTCGAAACGGTTTGTCGAAAAGGAAAGAAACGAGGTGCATTCAATCAAAGCGGACAGAAGGAGTCAAAGAAAATACGGCTAGTGGAATCCACTGAGACGAATTCGGAAATGCAGGCAGAAAATGTGGAAGCGGAAAAAACATACTACGCGTTTTActag
- the LOC115266900 gene encoding uncharacterized protein K02A2.6-like, with protein MITCCIGGVSWDMLVDSGADCNLVTPEAWNKFKEAGIKVYSSTKGCDRKLKAYGSENLLNVSGSFVADIRVGQKCVKAEFFVVTGGQQCLLGDETSKLLGILNVGLDVNKVTEEVKPFSKISGVQVKIHTDPEIKPVFQPLRRVPIPLESAVKSKLEQLLARDIIEVKTGPTSWVSPLVVVGKANGDVRLCLDLRRVNEAVLRERHPMPVVDEYLARLGKDMIRSKLDIREAFLQVELDPESRDVTTFITSLGLFRFKRLPFGLVTAPEAFQRTMDEILTGCEGTHWYLDDVIIEGSTEEEHDRRVDKVV; from the coding sequence ATGATTACGTGTTGCATCGGTGGTGTGAGTTGGGATATGCTGGTGGATTCGGGAGCAGATTGTAATTTGGTTACACCGGAAGCATGGAACAAGTTCAAGGAAGCTGGCATTAAGGTATACTCGTCAACGAAAGGATGTGATCGAAAGCTCAAGGCATACGGAAGTGAGAATTTGCTTAATGTGTCCGGATCATTTGTTGCTGATATTCGTGTAGGCCAAAAATGCGTAAAGGCTGAATTTTTCGTTGTGACTGGTGGCCAACAATGCTTGTTGGGTGACGAAACTTCGAAGCTGTTGGGAATACTCAATGTTGGATTGGATGTCAATAAGGTAACGGAGGAAGTCAAGCCATTTTCCAAAATCTCTGGTGTGCAAGTCAAAATTCACACGGATCCTGAAATCAAACCTGTTTTCCAACCTCTGAGAAGAGTTCCTATTCCGCTAGAATCTGCTGTCAAGTCTAAGCTGGAACAACTACTTGCAAGAGATATAATTGAAGTCAAGACTGGACCAACGAGTTGGGTATCGCCGCTGGTGGTTGTCGGAAAAGCGAATGGTGATGTAAGACTGTGTTTGGATTTACGTCGAGTTAATGAAGCGGTTTTGAGAGAACGCCATCCAATGCCGGTAGTGGACGAATATTTGGCTCGTTTGGGAAAAGATATGATTCGAAGCAAGTTAGACATCCGTGAAGCATTCTTGCAAGTAGAGTTGGACCCGGAGTCGAGAGATGTGACCACCTTCATAACAAGCCTCGGGCTGTTCAGATTCAAGCGATTACCGTTTGGTTTAGTGACTGCTCCGGAAGCGTTTCAGCGGACAATGGACGAGATTCTCACTGGCTGCGAGGGAACGCATTGGTATCTAGATGACGTCATTATCGAAGGATCTACCGAGGAAGAGCATGATCGTCGTGTAGATAAGGTAGTTTAA
- the LOC109420508 gene encoding uncharacterized protein LOC109420508 produces MAHKPVYSTRRLFIMKLLQVVLVLLFVAVIAAKVQHKRQSSLNVLAQVQSAIPSKRSRSSQQTAEDVLNNFYRNVLTTQTEAVQKVLDIEAELTAFGESIDYWCWENNALALESTVRWIGVGYSVCLDKLDTSVAELLAEVNSRNHDQEGDLSQYHVFTLFRKRNIISNPEAIGNHIASIDFGITKDIPELDGDLSAFENDLNEILTAYSECLTHKFTSQQGVFDNILKTSTLCADIDGKH; encoded by the exons ATGGCACATAAACCTGTGTATTCTACTCGTCGACTGTTCATTATGAAACTGTTACAAGTTGTTCTGGTATTGCTGTTCGTGGCAGTTATT GCCGCAAAAGTCCAACATAAAAGACAAAGCTCATTGAATGTGCTAGCTCAGGTGCAATCCGCAATTCCCAGCAAACGGAGTAGATCCAGCCAGCAGACCGCCGAAGATGTGCTCAATAATTTCTACCGCAACGTTCTGACAACACAAACTGAGGCAGTCCAAAAGGTCTTGGACATCGAAGCCGAATTGACGGCCTTCGGCGAAAGCATCGACTACTGGTGTTGGGAAAACAACGCCTTAGCGCTGGAAAGCACCGTAAGGTGGATTGGAGTGGGTTACAGCGTGTGTTTGGACAAGCTGGACACATCGGTCGCCGAATTACTTGCTGAAGTAAACAGTCGTAATCATGATCAAGAGGGGGATCTAAGTCAGTACCATGTATTCACGCTCTTCCGGAAGAGGAACATCATCAGCAATCCAGAAGCCATCGGAAACCATATTGCTTCGATCGACTTTGGCATCACAAAGGACATCCCGGAGCTTGACGGCGATCTGTCTGCTTTTGAAAACGATTTGAACGAGATACTTACTGCCTATTCTGAATGTTTGACTCATAAGTTTACCTCTCAACAGGGCGTTTTTGATAATATTCTGAAGACCTCAACATTGTGTGCAGATATTGACGGAAAACACTGA
- the LOC109420972 gene encoding uncharacterized protein LOC109420972: MKTLLFLGLLVVANAQYSEVRHIALDAVDKLREILPDYQSAHDITINKLYESKQKVLGELNSFYNQTLTLKTNSLKVVMDAELSLLNYGNTIEDWCFENNIWGLMSITGWAGNKYSECIKKLDDSIDKDVAEMYEQFAEGEAKIQKYSIFEVFFKPSNIISRPESMADTISKLKIDITDDIPDFEDIIRSFIIDLSDKQSQYTNCLDELQTVFDGEIERLRKFSEECVEEQNN, encoded by the exons ATGAAAACTTTGCTTTTCCTTGGTTTATTGGTTGTTGCC AATGCGCAATACTCTGAAGTGCGCCACATTGCTTTAGACGCTGTCGACAAGCTCCGTGAAATTTTGCCCGACTATCAGAGCGCGCATGATATCACGATCAACAAACTGTACGAATCGAAGCAAAAGGTCTTGGGAGAGCTGAACTCTTTCTACAATCAAACACTGACGCTGAAGACGAACTCTCTTAAGGTGGTGATGGACGCGGAACTGAGCTTACTCAACTATGGCAACACTATCGAGGATTGGTGTTTCGAAAATAACATTTGGGGTCTAATGAGTATCACGGGTTGGGCTGGCAACAAGTACAGCGAATGCATCAAGAAGCTGGATGACTCCATCGATAAGGACGTTGCTGAAATGTACGAACAATTCGCTGAAGGCGAGGCTAAAATCCAGAAGTATAGTATTTTCGAGGTATTCTTCAAGCCGAGCAATATCATCTCTAGACCGGAATCGATGGCGGACACCATCAGCAAATTGAAAATCGATATAACGGACGACATTCCGGACTTTGAAGACATCATTCGTAGTTTCATAATTGATCTCAGTGATAAACAGTCACAGTATACGAATTGCTTGGATGAACTTCAAACAGTGTTCGACGGTGAAATTGAAAGACTGCGCAAGTTTTCGGAAGAATGTGTCGAAGAACAAAATAATTAA
- the LOC109421147 gene encoding uncharacterized protein LOC109421147, whose protein sequence is MKILLFLGLLAFANAQYSEVRHIALDAVDKLREVLPDYQNAQDVTINKLYESKRKALGELNSFYNRTLDLKANSLKSLMNAELDILSYGDSIEVWCWENNIPSLQGDMGWAGNKYSECIKQLDDSIEKDVAEIYGQFTESEAKIQKYKLLQVFFKPSNIISKPEPMADTISKLKIDITNDIPHFEDIIIRFVEDLHAKQFEYTCCLNDLLKEFNNRMETLRSRSEICLKSQK, encoded by the exons ATGAAAATTCTGTTGTTTCTTGGTTTATTGGCTTTTGCC AATGCGCAATATTCTGAAGTGCGCCACATTGCTTTAGACGCTGTCGACAAACTCCGTGAAGTTTTACCCGACTATCAGAACGCGCAAGATGTCACGATCAACAAGCTATACGAATCAAAGCGAAAGGCCTTGGGCGAGCTGAACTCTTTCTACAATCGAACGTTGGACCTGAAGGCGAACTCTCTGAAGTCACTGATGAACGCCGAACTGGACATACTCAGCTATGGTGACAGTATCGAGGTTTGGTGTTGGGAGAACAACATTCCGAGCCTACAAGGTGACATGGGCTGGGCGGGCAACAAGTACAGCGAATGCATCAAGCAGCTGGATGACTCCATCGAGAAGGACGTTGCTGAAATCTATGGACAATTCACAGAAAGTGAAGCTAAAATCCAGAAGTATAAGCTGCTCCAAGTATTCTTCAAGCCGAGCAATATCATCTCTAAACCGGAACCGATGGCGGACACCATCAGCAAATTGAAGATCGATATAACGAACGACATCCCGCACTTTGAAGACATTATTATCAGATTCGTAGAAGATCTACACGCTAAGCAGTTTGAGTACACGTGCTGCTTGaacgatcttctgaaggaattcaacaaTAGAATGGAAACTCTGAGGTCTCGTTCGGAAATTTGTCTCAAGTCACAAAAGTAA